A single genomic interval of Aureliella helgolandensis harbors:
- a CDS encoding DUF1501 domain-containing protein, producing MLANGLSRRHWLNQVGLGFGGLALSSMLGKESLAGPQGFTPPTGLPQFAPKAKSVIWLFMRGGVSHMESFDPKPALNQLAGKSISETPFADVQSPEKLKKVRVVVVNDANGQQRTELYPLQTGFKKYGQSGIEISDWFPHIGSQADDIAFIRSMWTTDDNHGAQVQFHSGRHMLEPRVPTIGAWVNYGLGSLNDNLPQFISIGPRFFDRRDGHYLGPAYDAVPLKIDPSNPLDYANPEGDITGAEQQRSFGLVKELNQLASQQYPLDATLEARIKSYELAYRMQTAVPNIINFDDETASTKNLYGFDQEETRPFGEQLLSARRFVEQGVRFIQIMHGDGAAGAWDQHSNLKTMHSKLSLQVDRPIAGLLQDLKQRGLFDETLVVFATEFGRTPGSQGADGRDHHPFGFSVWMAGGGIQGGIAHGSTDEIGFHAVEHPHYVTDIHATILHQLGLHSHRMEVPGHKRLEQDFGHVIHEILA from the coding sequence ATGCTTGCGAATGGCTTAAGTCGTCGACACTGGTTGAACCAAGTAGGTCTTGGCTTTGGAGGTCTTGCCCTCTCCTCCATGCTTGGTAAAGAGAGTCTGGCGGGACCACAGGGTTTCACTCCGCCCACCGGGCTGCCGCAGTTTGCGCCGAAAGCCAAGAGCGTTATCTGGCTGTTCATGCGTGGCGGCGTAAGCCACATGGAGAGCTTCGATCCCAAACCTGCGCTCAACCAGCTTGCGGGCAAGTCGATCTCCGAAACACCGTTTGCCGATGTGCAGAGTCCTGAAAAACTCAAGAAGGTACGCGTGGTCGTGGTCAACGATGCCAATGGCCAGCAACGCACCGAACTCTACCCACTGCAAACCGGGTTTAAGAAGTACGGTCAAAGTGGTATTGAGATTAGCGATTGGTTTCCCCATATCGGTTCTCAAGCGGACGACATCGCATTCATTCGATCGATGTGGACGACGGATGATAATCATGGTGCCCAAGTTCAATTCCACTCGGGCCGGCATATGCTGGAACCCCGCGTGCCGACGATCGGCGCCTGGGTGAACTACGGCTTAGGATCGCTCAATGATAATCTCCCGCAATTTATTAGTATTGGTCCTCGATTCTTTGATCGTCGGGATGGCCATTACCTAGGCCCCGCCTACGACGCGGTGCCGCTAAAGATTGATCCCAGCAACCCACTCGATTATGCCAATCCGGAAGGTGACATCACTGGAGCTGAGCAGCAACGCTCCTTTGGCTTGGTCAAGGAACTCAATCAACTCGCCTCCCAACAGTACCCGCTGGATGCCACACTGGAAGCTCGCATTAAGTCGTATGAACTGGCGTACCGCATGCAAACTGCCGTGCCCAATATCATCAACTTTGACGACGAAACGGCATCCACCAAGAATCTCTATGGATTCGATCAAGAAGAGACGCGTCCCTTTGGCGAACAGCTATTGTCGGCGCGTCGTTTTGTCGAACAAGGTGTCCGTTTCATTCAGATCATGCATGGAGACGGCGCTGCGGGCGCCTGGGACCAACATTCCAACCTCAAAACCATGCACTCCAAGCTGTCACTGCAAGTCGATCGACCGATTGCCGGATTGCTCCAAGATTTGAAGCAGCGGGGATTGTTCGATGAAACGCTGGTGGTGTTTGCTACAGAATTTGGCCGAACTCCAGGCTCGCAAGGTGCCGACGGGCGCGACCACCATCCCTTTGGCTTTAGCGTTTGGATGGCTGGCGGGGGAATTCAAGGTGGGATTGCCCACGGCAGCACGGACGAGATCGGGTTCCACGCAGTGGAGCATCCGCATTACGTCACTGATATACACGCCACCATATTACACCAGCTTGGCCTGCACTCCCATCGCATGGAAGTGCCAGGCCACAAACGGCTCGAGCAGGACTTTGGACACGTGATCCACGAAATCCTAGCCTAA